One stretch of Oncorhynchus clarkii lewisi isolate Uvic-CL-2024 chromosome 3, UVic_Ocla_1.0, whole genome shotgun sequence DNA includes these proteins:
- the LOC139397574 gene encoding sodium-driven chloride bicarbonate exchanger-like isoform X1 has product MDIKDQGAQMEPLLPTVSTPGRRSVRNDEEAVVDRGGTRSMLKTNFEKEELEGHRTLYIGVHVPLGRKSHRRHRHHGHRHRKRSRERDSGVEDGRESPTYNTPSQRVQFLLGTEDDDEEHIPHDLFTELDEICLKDGEEAEWRETARWLKFEEDVEDGGERWSKPYVATLSLHSLFELRSCILNGVVLLDMRANSVEEVADMVLDQQETTGPLGDEVRRKVRETLLKTHHHQNQKKLANRIPIVRSFADIGKKQSEPHSMDKNGQVISPQTSLPVPNDGKAEVSRENSAVDFSKIDLHFMKKIPPGAEASNVLVGEAEFLDKPVVAFVRLSPAVMLNGLAEVPIVTRFLFILLGPLGKGPQYHEIGRSIATLMTDEVFHDVAYKAKDRTDLIAGIDEFLDQVTVLPPGEWDPSIRIEPPKNVPSQEKRRSAAQCGTDPGDEEEEDEGHGGPELQRTGRFCGGLLLDIKRKAPHYLSDYTDAVSLQCLASFLFLYCACMSPVITFGGLLGEATEGRISAIESLFGASMTGIAYSLFAGQPLTILGSTGPVLVFEKILYKFCKEYGLSYLSLRTCIGLWTAFLCLVLVATDASSLVCYITRFTEEAFASLICIIFIYEALEKLIHLGEHYPINMNNNLDKLTQYSCSCVEPPDPSNATIQYWEQNNITASEVYWEALEVKDCMEKRGEFVGSACGPHGPYIPDVLFWSVVLFFSTVFMSAFLKEFKFSRYFPTKLRAVISDFAVFITIFTMVLVDYALGVPSPKLKVPSVFKPTRDDRGWLISPLGGNPWWTTIVTVIPALLCTILIFMDQQITAVIINRKEHKLKKGCGYHLDLFVVGVMLGVCSIMGLPWFVAATVLSISHVNSLKLESECSAPGEQPKFLGIREQRFTGLMIFLLMGCSVFMTSVLKYIPMPVLYGVFLYMGASSLRGIQLFDRLKLFGMPAKHQPDFIYLRHVPLRKVHLFTIIQLSCLVMLWVIKTSNYAIVFPMMVLALVFIRKLMDCFFTKREMSWLDDLMPESKKKKLEDAEEEEEEQSILGEEDGVVQVPLEGYQKSESALNITDEMSRGSFGNTWNVNSDNSKKELDSKSSLISS; this is encoded by the exons AGAAATGATGAAGAGGCTGTGGTGGACAGAGGTGGAACCCGGTCCATGCTGAAAACCAACTTTGAAAAGGAGGAACTCGAAG GTCACAGGACACTCTACATCGGGGTACATGTCCCCCTGGGAAGGAAGAGCCATCGGAGGCATCGGCATCATGGACATAGACACAGGAAGAGGAGCAGGGAGCGGGACTCTGGAGTGGAGGATGGAAGAGAGTCTCCCACATACA ACACGCCATCCCAGAGAGTGCAGTTCCTCCTGGGCACAGAGGATGACGACGAGGAGCACATCCCCCATGACCTCTTCACTGAGCTGGACGAGATCTGCCTGAAAGACGGAGAGGAAGCAGAGTGGAGGGAAACCGCCAG GTGGCTGAAgtttgaggaggatgtggaggatggaggggagcGCTGGAGTAAGCCCTACGTGGCCACGCTGTCCCTGCACAGCCTGTTCGAGCTGCGCAGTTGCATCCTCAATGGCGTCGTGCTGCTCGACATGAGGGCCAACTCCGTGGAGGAGGTAGCAG ACATGGTGTTGGACCAGCAGGAGACCACAGGTCCACTGGGGGACGAGGTGAGGAGGAAGGTGAGAGAGACCCTCCTCAAAACGCACCATCACCAGAACCAGAAGAAGTTGGCCAATCGCATCCCCATTGTCCGCTCCTTCGCTGACATTGGCAAGAAGCAGTCCGAGCCCCACTCCATGGACAAGAACG GTCAGGTGATTTCTCCCCAGACCTCTCTGCCCGTCCCCAATGATGGCAAAGCTGAAGTGAGCAGAGAGAACAGCGCTGTGGACTTCAGTAAG ATAGACCTCCATTTCATGAAGAAGATTCCCCCGGGAGCGGAAGCGTCCAACGTGTTGGTGGGTGAGGCGGAGTTCCTAGACAAACCTGTGGTGGCGTTTGTACGTCTCTCACCTGCGGTCATGCTCAACGGGCTGGCTGAGGTCCCCATCGTCACCAG GTTCTTGTTCATTCTGCTGGGGCCTCTTGGGAAAGGGCCACAGTACCATGAGATTGGCCGATCCATTGCAACTCTCATGACAGACGAG GTTTTCCATGATGTCGCCTACAAAGCGAAGGACCGCACTGATCTGATTGCTGGAATCGATGAGTTCCTTGACCAAGTGACTGTCCTGCCACCGGGGGAGTGGGATCCCTCTATAAGAATAGAGCCACCAAAAAACGTACCGTCTCAA gagaagaggaggagtgcaGCGCAGTGCGGCACAGACCCAggcgatgaagaggaggaggacgagggacaTGGGGGTCCGGAGCTGCAGCGGACAGGACG ATTCTGTGGTGGTCTCCTGTTGGACATCAAACGCAAGGCGCCGCACTACCTGTCTGACTACACAGACGCTGTCAGCCTGCAGTGCTTggcctccttcctcttcctgtacTGTGCATGCATGTCGCCTGTCATCACGTTCGGGGGCCTACTAGGAGAGGCAACAGAAGGACGCATA AGTGCAATCGAATCACTTTTTGGCGCCTCAATGACGGGAATAGCCTATTCCCTGTTTGCTGGCCAGCCACTCACCATTTTGGGCAGCACAGGGCCTGTACTGGTGTTTGAGAAGATATTGTACAAATTCTGCAA GGAGTATGGACTATCCTACCTCTCACTGAGAACCTGTATAGGGCTGTGGACAGCGTTCCTCTGCCTGGTCCTAGTGGCCACAGATGCCAGCTCCCTGGTCTGTTACATCACCCGCTTCACAGAGGAGGCCTTCGCCTCGCTCATCTGCATCATCTTCATCTACGAGGCCTTGGAGAAGCTCATCCACCTGGGGGAACACTACCCCATCAACATGAACAACAACCTGGACAAACTCACACAGTACTC GTGTTCATGTGTTGAACCTCCGGATCCAAGCAATGCCACCATACAGTACTGGGAGCAGAACAACATCACTGCTTCTGAGGTCTACTGGGAGGCACTCGAGGTTAAG GACTGcatggagaaaagaggagagttTGTGGGCAGTGCCTGTGGCCCTCATGGACCCTATATTCCAGATGTTCTCTTCTGGTCCGTGGTTCTCTTCTTCTCCACTGTCTTCATGTCAGCTTTCCTAAAGGAGTTCAAGTTCAGCCGTTACTTCCCCACCAAG TTGAGAGCTGTCATCAGTGACTTTGCTGTGTTCATCACCATCTTTACCATGGTCCTGGTGGACTATGCCTTAGGGGTCCCATCTCCAAAACTAAAAGTCCCCAGTGTGTTCAAG CCGACCAGAGATGACCGTGGTTGGTTGATCAGCCCGTTAGGCGGCAACCCTTGGTGGACCACCATCGTGACAGTGATCCCTGCTCTGCTTTGCACCATCCTCATCTTCATGGACCAACAGATCACCGCGGTCATCATCAACAGGAAGGAGCACAAACTAAAG AAAGGCTGCGGGTACCATTTGGACTTGTTCGTGGTGGGTGTCATGCTGGGGGTATGTTCCATCATGGGTTTGCCCTGGTTCGTGGCTGCCAccgttctctccatctcccacgtCAACAGTCTGAAGCTGGAGTCGGAGTGCTCGGCCCCCGGGGAACAACCCAAGTTCCTGGGCATCCGCGAGCAGCGCTTCACTGGCCTCATGATCTTCCTACTCATGGGCTGCTCGGTGTTCATGACCTCTGTGCTCAAG TACATTCCCATGCCTGTGTTGTATGGAGTATTCCTGTACATGGGAGCATCTTCGCTCAGAGGAATACAG TTATTTGACCGTCTGAAGCTGTTTGGCATGCCAGCCAAGCACCAGCCTGACTTCATCTACCTGAGACACGTTCCCCTGCGGAAGGTCCATCTCTTCACCATCATCCAGCTCAGCTGCCTGGTCATGCTCTGGGTCATCAAGACCTCCAATTATGCCATCGTCTTCCCCATGATG GTGTTGGCGCTGGTGTTCATTCGGAAATTGATGGATTGCTTCTTCACCAAGAGAGAGATGAGCTGGCTGGATGATCTAATGCCAGAGAGTAAGAAGAAGAAACTGGAGGATGCTGAAGAAGAG GAGGAGGAGCAAAGCATTTTGGGAGAGGAAGATGGAGTAGTGCAGGTGCCGTTAGAAGGATATCAGAA GAGTGAATCCGCACTCAACATCACTGATGAAATGTCCAGAGGCTCTTTTGGAAACACGTGGAATGTCAACTCTGACAACTCTAAAAAAGAGCTAGACTCAAAAAG TTCCCTTATATCCTCATAG
- the LOC139397574 gene encoding sodium-driven chloride bicarbonate exchanger-like isoform X2, translated as MHSAGGLDPNSRFYSLKRNDEEAVVDRGGTRSMLKTNFEKEELEGHRTLYIGVHVPLGRKSHRRHRHHGHRHRKRSRERDSGVEDGRESPTYNTPSQRVQFLLGTEDDDEEHIPHDLFTELDEICLKDGEEAEWRETARWLKFEEDVEDGGERWSKPYVATLSLHSLFELRSCILNGVVLLDMRANSVEEVADMVLDQQETTGPLGDEVRRKVRETLLKTHHHQNQKKLANRIPIVRSFADIGKKQSEPHSMDKNGQVISPQTSLPVPNDGKAEVSRENSAVDFSKIDLHFMKKIPPGAEASNVLVGEAEFLDKPVVAFVRLSPAVMLNGLAEVPIVTRFLFILLGPLGKGPQYHEIGRSIATLMTDEVFHDVAYKAKDRTDLIAGIDEFLDQVTVLPPGEWDPSIRIEPPKNVPSQEKRRSAAQCGTDPGDEEEEDEGHGGPELQRTGRFCGGLLLDIKRKAPHYLSDYTDAVSLQCLASFLFLYCACMSPVITFGGLLGEATEGRISAIESLFGASMTGIAYSLFAGQPLTILGSTGPVLVFEKILYKFCKEYGLSYLSLRTCIGLWTAFLCLVLVATDASSLVCYITRFTEEAFASLICIIFIYEALEKLIHLGEHYPINMNNNLDKLTQYSCSCVEPPDPSNATIQYWEQNNITASEVYWEALEVKDCMEKRGEFVGSACGPHGPYIPDVLFWSVVLFFSTVFMSAFLKEFKFSRYFPTKLRAVISDFAVFITIFTMVLVDYALGVPSPKLKVPSVFKPTRDDRGWLISPLGGNPWWTTIVTVIPALLCTILIFMDQQITAVIINRKEHKLKKGCGYHLDLFVVGVMLGVCSIMGLPWFVAATVLSISHVNSLKLESECSAPGEQPKFLGIREQRFTGLMIFLLMGCSVFMTSVLKYIPMPVLYGVFLYMGASSLRGIQLFDRLKLFGMPAKHQPDFIYLRHVPLRKVHLFTIIQLSCLVMLWVIKTSNYAIVFPMMVLALVFIRKLMDCFFTKREMSWLDDLMPESKKKKLEDAEEEEEEQSILGEEDGVVQVPLEGYQKSESALNITDEMSRGSFGNTWNVNSDNSKKELDSKSSLISS; from the exons AGAAATGATGAAGAGGCTGTGGTGGACAGAGGTGGAACCCGGTCCATGCTGAAAACCAACTTTGAAAAGGAGGAACTCGAAG GTCACAGGACACTCTACATCGGGGTACATGTCCCCCTGGGAAGGAAGAGCCATCGGAGGCATCGGCATCATGGACATAGACACAGGAAGAGGAGCAGGGAGCGGGACTCTGGAGTGGAGGATGGAAGAGAGTCTCCCACATACA ACACGCCATCCCAGAGAGTGCAGTTCCTCCTGGGCACAGAGGATGACGACGAGGAGCACATCCCCCATGACCTCTTCACTGAGCTGGACGAGATCTGCCTGAAAGACGGAGAGGAAGCAGAGTGGAGGGAAACCGCCAG GTGGCTGAAgtttgaggaggatgtggaggatggaggggagcGCTGGAGTAAGCCCTACGTGGCCACGCTGTCCCTGCACAGCCTGTTCGAGCTGCGCAGTTGCATCCTCAATGGCGTCGTGCTGCTCGACATGAGGGCCAACTCCGTGGAGGAGGTAGCAG ACATGGTGTTGGACCAGCAGGAGACCACAGGTCCACTGGGGGACGAGGTGAGGAGGAAGGTGAGAGAGACCCTCCTCAAAACGCACCATCACCAGAACCAGAAGAAGTTGGCCAATCGCATCCCCATTGTCCGCTCCTTCGCTGACATTGGCAAGAAGCAGTCCGAGCCCCACTCCATGGACAAGAACG GTCAGGTGATTTCTCCCCAGACCTCTCTGCCCGTCCCCAATGATGGCAAAGCTGAAGTGAGCAGAGAGAACAGCGCTGTGGACTTCAGTAAG ATAGACCTCCATTTCATGAAGAAGATTCCCCCGGGAGCGGAAGCGTCCAACGTGTTGGTGGGTGAGGCGGAGTTCCTAGACAAACCTGTGGTGGCGTTTGTACGTCTCTCACCTGCGGTCATGCTCAACGGGCTGGCTGAGGTCCCCATCGTCACCAG GTTCTTGTTCATTCTGCTGGGGCCTCTTGGGAAAGGGCCACAGTACCATGAGATTGGCCGATCCATTGCAACTCTCATGACAGACGAG GTTTTCCATGATGTCGCCTACAAAGCGAAGGACCGCACTGATCTGATTGCTGGAATCGATGAGTTCCTTGACCAAGTGACTGTCCTGCCACCGGGGGAGTGGGATCCCTCTATAAGAATAGAGCCACCAAAAAACGTACCGTCTCAA gagaagaggaggagtgcaGCGCAGTGCGGCACAGACCCAggcgatgaagaggaggaggacgagggacaTGGGGGTCCGGAGCTGCAGCGGACAGGACG ATTCTGTGGTGGTCTCCTGTTGGACATCAAACGCAAGGCGCCGCACTACCTGTCTGACTACACAGACGCTGTCAGCCTGCAGTGCTTggcctccttcctcttcctgtacTGTGCATGCATGTCGCCTGTCATCACGTTCGGGGGCCTACTAGGAGAGGCAACAGAAGGACGCATA AGTGCAATCGAATCACTTTTTGGCGCCTCAATGACGGGAATAGCCTATTCCCTGTTTGCTGGCCAGCCACTCACCATTTTGGGCAGCACAGGGCCTGTACTGGTGTTTGAGAAGATATTGTACAAATTCTGCAA GGAGTATGGACTATCCTACCTCTCACTGAGAACCTGTATAGGGCTGTGGACAGCGTTCCTCTGCCTGGTCCTAGTGGCCACAGATGCCAGCTCCCTGGTCTGTTACATCACCCGCTTCACAGAGGAGGCCTTCGCCTCGCTCATCTGCATCATCTTCATCTACGAGGCCTTGGAGAAGCTCATCCACCTGGGGGAACACTACCCCATCAACATGAACAACAACCTGGACAAACTCACACAGTACTC GTGTTCATGTGTTGAACCTCCGGATCCAAGCAATGCCACCATACAGTACTGGGAGCAGAACAACATCACTGCTTCTGAGGTCTACTGGGAGGCACTCGAGGTTAAG GACTGcatggagaaaagaggagagttTGTGGGCAGTGCCTGTGGCCCTCATGGACCCTATATTCCAGATGTTCTCTTCTGGTCCGTGGTTCTCTTCTTCTCCACTGTCTTCATGTCAGCTTTCCTAAAGGAGTTCAAGTTCAGCCGTTACTTCCCCACCAAG TTGAGAGCTGTCATCAGTGACTTTGCTGTGTTCATCACCATCTTTACCATGGTCCTGGTGGACTATGCCTTAGGGGTCCCATCTCCAAAACTAAAAGTCCCCAGTGTGTTCAAG CCGACCAGAGATGACCGTGGTTGGTTGATCAGCCCGTTAGGCGGCAACCCTTGGTGGACCACCATCGTGACAGTGATCCCTGCTCTGCTTTGCACCATCCTCATCTTCATGGACCAACAGATCACCGCGGTCATCATCAACAGGAAGGAGCACAAACTAAAG AAAGGCTGCGGGTACCATTTGGACTTGTTCGTGGTGGGTGTCATGCTGGGGGTATGTTCCATCATGGGTTTGCCCTGGTTCGTGGCTGCCAccgttctctccatctcccacgtCAACAGTCTGAAGCTGGAGTCGGAGTGCTCGGCCCCCGGGGAACAACCCAAGTTCCTGGGCATCCGCGAGCAGCGCTTCACTGGCCTCATGATCTTCCTACTCATGGGCTGCTCGGTGTTCATGACCTCTGTGCTCAAG TACATTCCCATGCCTGTGTTGTATGGAGTATTCCTGTACATGGGAGCATCTTCGCTCAGAGGAATACAG TTATTTGACCGTCTGAAGCTGTTTGGCATGCCAGCCAAGCACCAGCCTGACTTCATCTACCTGAGACACGTTCCCCTGCGGAAGGTCCATCTCTTCACCATCATCCAGCTCAGCTGCCTGGTCATGCTCTGGGTCATCAAGACCTCCAATTATGCCATCGTCTTCCCCATGATG GTGTTGGCGCTGGTGTTCATTCGGAAATTGATGGATTGCTTCTTCACCAAGAGAGAGATGAGCTGGCTGGATGATCTAATGCCAGAGAGTAAGAAGAAGAAACTGGAGGATGCTGAAGAAGAG GAGGAGGAGCAAAGCATTTTGGGAGAGGAAGATGGAGTAGTGCAGGTGCCGTTAGAAGGATATCAGAA GAGTGAATCCGCACTCAACATCACTGATGAAATGTCCAGAGGCTCTTTTGGAAACACGTGGAATGTCAACTCTGACAACTCTAAAAAAGAGCTAGACTCAAAAAG TTCCCTTATATCCTCATAG